The Paludisphaera rhizosphaerae genome segment ACCCCGCTGCAGGTTCCATATCCAATCGCCACATGGCTGAAGACAACCCCCTGGATGGGCACGGGCCCCATGGGAGTTTGAAGCGTGTAGGTCGTCTGCATGACCGCCGCGTGCGTGTAACCTGGCAGCGGTTGAAACGGTCGGGACTCGAAAAGGCGAACGTCCGGGGCGATCCGCATCACTCCGGCCATCGCCTGATGGGCGAACTGCTCGGGCGACAATGCGGCCATCAAGCCGCTCTGGCCGAACACGACGATGGCCGCGAGCATATCGGGCGATCGCAGCACCAGCGCGAACGGTCCTTCTTCACCCACCGACCAGCCTGGCGGCAGCAGATAGCTGAAATTCGGCCCCTGCATCGGTCGCGGAGGCGGCGGCCCCTGGGGCGGCTGCGAGCCTGGCGGCGGGGGCATGAACGGCGGCCCGGGATGGAAGGGATTCGACACGCTCAACCTCCCGAAACGCGGAACGGAGTCATCCATCAGCGGATTGATACAGCCGTTTTCGGTTCTGGCGATCGCGTAAGTCGAGTCGATTTTGTGGAAGACGGCGGATCTGTGGATTTCGGCGTGCCGTTTCTTCCTGGACGCCGGCTCGAGCGTCGACCAGTTTCGGCGTCCAGAGACCAGATTATCTACAGGAAGGCCATCCTCGCCGGGCGAGGCTCGATCATCGTCATGAGAACAGCGAGCTTGCCGAGAGCCGCGAACCGGTCAGCGAGAATCGGCCGATCAAAGCCAAAAGCGGTGGCGAAAATATCTTCCGCAAAGTCCTTTGGCGAAGTCTGTTACGGTGAAAGCAGGGCTCTGTGAAGTCGGGCGATCGAAGCCAAATCGAAGCCGCCGAAGCGCATAAAAAACGCCGCGCCCGGAGGGGGCGCGGCGTGAGTTTTGGCGAGGCCGAGAGCCGGTCAGGACTTCTCGGGCGTCTCGGTCTTGGTCGGGAAGGCCGGGGCGCGGTCGACGACATGGTCGATGAGGCCGTAGTCCTTGGCCTCCTCGGGGGACATGAAGCGGTCGCGGTCGGTGTCTTCCTGCAGCCGTTCCAGGGTCTGGCCGGTATGCTTCTGATAGATGCCGTTGAGGGCCTTCTTCATACGGAGGAACTCCTCCGCATGGATCAGGATCTCGGTGGCCGTCCCTTCCATGCCGGCGAGCGGCTGGTGGATCATGATCCGGCTGTTGGGCAGGGCGTAGCGCTTGTTCTTGGCGCCGGCCGTCATGAGCAGCGAGCCCATGCTGGCGCACTGGCCCATGCAGTAGGTGGCGACGTCGCAGGGGACCCACTGCATCGTGTCGTAGATGGCCATGCCGGCGGTGACGCTGCCGCCGGGGCTGTTGATGTACAGGTGGATGTCGGCCTTGGCGTCCTGATGCGCCAGGACGAGCATCTGGGCAACCACCAGGTTGGCGACGTTGTCGTCGATGGCGGTCCCCAGGATGATGATGCGGTCCTGGAGCAGGCGGGAGTAGATGTCCATCGCCCGCTCTTCGCGGCCGCTACGTTCGATGACGATCGGAACCAGTGGCATCGGGGTCGGGCCTCTCTATCAATCTTTGGGCGATGCGTTCCGGCTTTCCGCAGCGGGGGGACGTCAAAAGGTGCCCGGCGTCGGCGCGGAGGCGCCGTCGGCACCCTTGAGGCCGCCGATGCGTCCGACGACCTCGTCGACCAGGCCGTATTCCTTGGCCTGGACCGCCGACAGATAGCGGTCGCGTTCGGTATCCTTGGCGATCCGCTCGATGGGCTGGCCTGTGTGTCGGGCGAGAATCTCGTTGATGACCTGACGGCTCTTAACGATCTCCTCGGCCTGAATCTCGATGTCCGAGACCTGGCCCCCCACCTGGCCGTAGGGCTGGTGGATCATGATCTTGGAGTGGGGCAGGGAGAACCGCCGCCCCTTGCTGCCGCCGGCGAGCAAAACCGCCGCACCGGAGGCGGCCAGGCCGATGCAGTAAGTGGCGATCTGGCACTCGATGAACTGCATCGTGTCGTAGATCGCCAGCGTGCTGCTGACGCTGCCGCCGGGGCTGTTGATGTAGAAGCTGATCCCCTGGGTCCGGTTCTCGTACTGGAGGTACAGGAACTT includes the following:
- a CDS encoding ATP-dependent Clp protease proteolytic subunit, giving the protein MPLVPIVIERSGREERAMDIYSRLLQDRIIILGTAIDDNVANLVVAQMLVLAHQDAKADIHLYINSPGGSVTAGMAIYDTMQWVPCDVATYCMGQCASMGSLLMTAGAKNKRYALPNSRIMIHQPLAGMEGTATEILIHAEEFLRMKKALNGIYQKHTGQTLERLQEDTDRDRFMSPEEAKDYGLIDHVVDRAPAFPTKTETPEKS
- a CDS encoding ClpP family protease; this encodes MAFDHPLAEPKLQRYRDYARQRQMTLGDLLLENRIVFLEGVIDDGVANAAVMKFLYLQYENRTQGISFYINSPGGSVSSTLAIYDTMQFIECQIATYCIGLAASGAAVLLAGGSKGRRFSLPHSKIMIHQPYGQVGGQVSDIEIQAEEIVKSRQVINEILARHTGQPIERIAKDTERDRYLSAVQAKEYGLVDEVVGRIGGLKGADGASAPTPGTF